Genomic DNA from Chaetodon auriga isolate fChaAug3 chromosome 18, fChaAug3.hap1, whole genome shotgun sequence:
agacacagttgAGATGTGGACTGTGAAAAAAGGAGTAGCGGTTCAGTGCTTAGAAGATGTCCCTAAAGGCCTCATCACACCAAAAACTGGTACGGCTAAATGTCATTTAACAAGCAATTAGCTTGATCACCACTGGGACAATAAGTTCACGCACTTAGTTGAAaagggtggctgtggctcaggaggtagagcggtcgtctgccaatcaggaggccagtggttcgatccctggccctTCACATGAatgttgctttggataaaagcatctgccaaatgactaattgtaactGTAAAAGGTGGCTGTCTCATAACTTTCTGTCATTTATGCAGAGCATTTTATGCTTCAGCTGAGGAGTAAAACAGCTAATAAGCTATGCTGGTGTCCTCTGGTCCCTAGAAAGCTCTTGGTCAATGGTGCAAAATCACAGGCCAAGGTTCAGAATATGCTAGTCATTCAGATTTTAGGAaatgattttgctgttttaaatgctgctgtgcaAAGGCCTGGACATGTTGAATTTTTAAGCAGTGCACGTGCAAAGCTTAAAGCATGTGCAGAGTTCAAAGTATGTGCACTGTCGACGGACGTAAGGATCAGCAACACCTTTGAAGatgttctttttctgctcatttcGTGATATATCGCCATCATACCTACGATAGGAGCAAATGTTGCCGTCCCATGTGTCAATGCTCTCGAGCTGACGGTGCCTTTAAATGTTAagacacatcatcatcattcttaACCtgccatcaaaacaaaaacacgagAAATCGCTTCCTAAAATTCCTCCATCCAACtatccagacacacacaacccctGTGTAACTATGAAGACGTGAACAGTTTAGATAGTAGCAGAAAATTGCCTGGATATAAAGCTATAATTTTCCATCCTTTTGTCACACTCCCAATCCCAGCCTCCTCAGAGCAAGCCTCCACTACCTaaatctttcttcttctttgttcctccctcataaaaagaaaaagagactgaagcacagctgaactgaaacagaATCCAGAGTTTTCAAGTGAAGGTTTTGAGGCAATAAATGAAATCTTCTGCATTGATTTATTTGAAACACGTGCACATGAATTAATATGGTGACAGTACGGTATGTATTAACAATTACAAtaacacatgcaaatgcaatTAAACACATACAAATGAACTCCCTCATTATTTGTAGGATTTACATGAACCAACTGATGTAAATTAAATTATatcatattatattattttgtACTATATTATATCAATTAGACACAATTTGAACAACGACTGGGGCCTGCTTAGAGTCCTGATGGCCACCAGACAGCCCCTAAGAGTGCTTGAAATATCCCCCAAGCAAgtataacaaaaacacaatattatGTTAATGGAATGTTAGCTAATATCAGTCGTGTAATCAattcctgctgcctctgtcagaACTGGTGTCACTCTCATGTGCATTGTAACGATGTCAAATGCATTTTGAAGCAAGTCAGTCAGACTAATATTGGGACAGAGTCCTGTGGATAAATATGGTGCCTCCAAACGTTAAGCATTCCTCCAGTGCtgtcaaaagaaaaatgcaggtATAACTCAGGTAGGATTCAGATATTTTCCAAATTTACAAGAGGAGATAAATAATTTGTCATAGACAGCGTTTCAAAAAGTGTTGGCAGCTCAAAAAACTTGATTTGTTAAGGGAGTCTGGGCACTTTCTCCACGGCTACCCACAGATCAAATTGCGgttattgtttttgtaaaatCCGACAATAGTAGCATCAATAAAAATGTTACTTCTTTTCAGAAAATAGCGTTGATGGCAGAAAGGTTACGGTGTGTTTGGCAGGTAAAACCTACTTTATACACAGAGGAGGCTTCACAACATTACAGCAACACACCAGTGTTAcgtttcccctcaaaacaaacttaatggTGGTCGCTTGTAGGGGAaactaacaaaaacacaaactgcactcaacacaaaatgggCCTCTTGGGGTCTAAAAGGTGATGGAGAGTAACTTATCCACACACCCACAAATTCTATCAAAATgatagaagaacaaaagaaatgagcccaaaaacaaaaaactgagaGTCACTAAAAAGGAGGGAGCGAaattctggaaaagaaagaatcacCACAGTTTAagaccattcacacactcattcatcaatgccacacacaaaaccaggagagcCAACTGAAGGTGTTAACTCTCTGGTATCACACACCCaactaaagcagagccacaagcctcctTTTATAGAGCAGCCCAGCTGATTAGTTCCAGCTGcgctaatgagtgcaggtgccatcaataggtgcacatcattgaaggggtggagcttacTGCCTACCTTCCACCGTAACACCAGGACAAACTGCAAAAAATCTTAACACAAAAGAAGGaataatttaatgatttactttGCAGAAATCACAAGAGGGGACAACTGATTAAGATTTTGATCAAGACAGCATTTCACAAAGTTTAGAAAGTCTCCCTGAATTCAAGGGCTCACAAAAGTCACACAATTTTTAAGAGAGTCTGGTATATTGGAGTATATTGCAGTTACTGTACTCATGATTGGGCCTCTGCTTCCATTTTACTGTGGTTACTACAACCAATAGCACAATACACTGCgtttctgggtgtgtgtgtatgtgtgtctgtgtgtgtgtttgtgtgtgtgtgtgtgtgtgtgtgtgtgtgtgtgtgtctgtgtgtctgactgactgtcactGTTGTATCGAAAGTATGCACGTTTATTTattatgtgtgctgcttttataCTGTATTGTTTGTGAGCCTATGtgtgattaatgtgtgtgtgcctcgAGGATATTGCTGAGACCTCTGATTTATGGTCTGATGGCAATTTTTAATCAACATCTATTGATGTTGattacaaatgtgtgttttgcgtACTAATGTCATGCAGGGATTATGACCGGTATATGGATTACAGGAATGTTCATGCCATATTGTGGACGTGCAATATCAAAGGGCTGTCATGTTGTCCTcataaaacaaagaataatTTTATATAGTTATATAGCATGCAAAGTCTAAACTATATATAGAGAGAGTTTTATTTCATAGTTGAGGAGAGCCCCTAAAGAAAATCCTGCCTCAAATGAATGTACATGTTGCATTTAGCTGTCACCTTATATCAAAAGCTCAGAGAACAAAATagaaatgaagcaaacaaaTGTATCTCTGCATCTGTGTATCTGTTCATAAGCATGCAGGCAACACAATACACATTCCATCTGCCAGTTTTAAGCTATTCCGCTCATCAACGGTGGGTGGCAGTAATGTGCAAAGAAGCGTCTCGATGCACTGCAAGCTGGCAATCGTGTGTAAATGTTGCACGTATTAGAACATTCAGAAAATCAGCTTTATAATGATttaatgaggaagaaaatgcaaCCGAAAGGATTATCAGAGCAGGATACACACAATGCATTTGTAAACataaattttgtttgtttacaagaaaacccCACAGGGCACCTTCAGGCTAATTAACATTATTTCCAAACCAACCCACAAAAATATAATTTGCCCTCAACTTGTTACAAACCATTAAGAGAGAAACTCcacaaaagtaaataaataatgaatactAAAAATAGTTGGGAGTTTAACTGTTCTGTGCTTGCAAACATGCAATCCAGACTCAGGCTACACAGGAAATACATCTCGTACAATGGCGCCTCGTTAAGTGAACACTCAGAATGCCAACTAGTCTAGTGCATCTCAGCAGAAGGgctttgttgtctgtctttgcATTGTGTCAGGCTGTGGGCAGGGCAGTGGAGACAACCTGCACTTTGTGGTGTCAATGGTCTACTGCTGGGAGGCTACATAACAAGTCCCACGGTGCATCTTTCTCTCTACATCTCGCAACTGGCTGTGGGGCCTGGTGATGCCTTTTTCATGTGCTTGTTCATTTGTGAGCAGGAAACGTgtggaaaaatatgaacaatatgGTAATGAGTTCACTTAACCTTTGTGCGGCTAAGAGGAACCTCGGTACATGTGTCTGATTCATTTGCTCTCTTTTTGCGAGCATCCactgaaacagcacaaaggacataaaaggaaaatgtgCAGGTTATTTGCTCTTTAGCATCTGtacattattgtttttcttatctctttctctgattgaagtttttttttttttttttgcctaattCTTTATTCATAATGTCAAATGCACTGTCTTCTTGCAGAATGAGCCCCCAAGCTACACATGCACTCATGTCATGTTGCGTTTCAGCAGCTACATGTTTATCACAGCAATCCAGGTTAATTCGAGCAGACTCTGGGGCATGTGGCTGTCAGTCCATTAGCTCCTGCAGGACACTGGCCGAACTCAACACCCTATTCCGCCTGTCCAATCCCCTAAATCCTTTGGAGTGCATTTTCCTATTGGCAGTGCCAGTTGAGGGTGAAAATACTGTGGCTAATGCTGTACTACTGTAGCACCTAATATCCCTGGGTGAGGCAGGCGTGGGTGATTTACTATTATCTAACGATGAATTTTTGAGTTGGGAATTGAGGCCAAGGTCAGTGGATCAAATGGGATTTGTGGTTAGGAAATTGTTAGTCTGATCCAGGCGTGGAGCATGTGATGATGCAAGTGGACAAACCCAACAGGGATACAAgcatcctctttctctcactcgacacaaacacactgcaggtatCCAAGTCTATCAGCCTGATATGGTTCTTTCATTGAAAACACAAGGATTGCACAAGTTTGTCCCTGACCCCCAAAGAAATGCACCTCAGCTGCCTTAAAAGCTCTTAAACTAAAATACTTTCATCTGTATCTGTCTCTTTGAAGGGTTTTAGCATCCTTGATGTTCCATACATTCTTTTGGACGATGGCTACATGAGGTGCTACGTACTTTAACAGTGAAATCATCAAATTTGTCACTTTCTTCCTTAACTCTACTCATGCATTCTCTCTCTTACCTCATACTCCAcatactcctcctcctcaacctcATAGGAGACCGTCTGGATCTTGATGTGCTCGCCGTCTTCCAGCAGCTTCGCCTGGGGATCCTCCGTGCCGGGCGTGTCTGCACCCGTCGTGTTGGACGCCTCTTTGGCCTTCTTCTCCGTGAAGGTGGTCTCACAGCACTCGCTTTTGTATTCCTTAGCCTTGATGCTGCCGCTGTCCTCCTTGTACAGGATGAAGTTGGGCCTGTAGAAGGCCTCCACCGCCAGATGCAGCGAGGTGGCATCCAAAAGCTGCTGAGATTTCATCTTTCCGTTGGCACTGTAACTACCTCCGCTCACTACGTTGCCGTTAGTCACCtttcctccgcctcctccctcacctccacctcctcctccagcaaaGTAATTAATAATGTTTTCCTGGTACTGGTTATTAGGGAAGTCGCCCCCATAACCGTTGACCATGTGCTTGCTGTTTTTGTCCAGCAACGGGTTCTGGAGCTCACTGAGATTCTCCATAGCAACAGGGGGAAAAGGGTGAGCAGGCGGAGTTTCTCAGCGACGTTAACTCTTGCAAAGAGACGGGACAATGACGTGTGAAATAAGGCAGGGCGTGCTTCTCAATGGCGTGCGCTGATGGGAGTGAAGGTGTCAGTGGCATTCAGCATTCGGCACTCAGAgatctggagaggaaaggaacagaaacagagaaagggagagttTTTAGATTCCATATGAAATCTGGAGGGAACATTTTATTTGACGCCTTCCAGCAGGTAACAGTTTACCGAACACTTGCTCACGTCAGATCAAAGTTCAGCTGTCGTTCCCTCAGCAGCAACTTTTTACAGCATCCCGCATGTCAAGAGCAGCACCCTGCAGATGATTCAATTAAGTTTCATTTGCTTCCTCCCTCTTGACACTttaaggaacacacacacacacacacacacacacatacaagagGAGTAACAGCAATACATCAAGCACTGCCATCTACTATAATTTCATTGTTACTGCTCCTTTGTTTGGGTCTTCTTAGGTGTCATCAAGCTCACTTCCTGATATGGATCAGGTGAGCCCTCCTGCACCTGTAAAGCTAAACGGGCTGtaatcttcctcctctgtgtaaATCTATAGCTGACAGTTATGCTGAAAGCAGTTTGACGTTGACTGCAAATTGTCTTTACGATGTGAAAATATGATACAAGTTAAAAGACAGGTTAAAGACGAGCATTAAAACCACAGTTGGCAGcacataaaaaaatattctttGCCACTAACCTGTAAGTGTATcgcaattattttaattaaagatGAAGAGTTATTTAAGATGGCTATGTCTGCCACATGTCTATGACATCACTCATGGccagaaagattttttttaagcaaaatgattaaaaagattttcttctttttttcctttttctttctttctttctttctttctttctttctttctttcttaaattTGATTCAGGCTGGATTGTTTATCCTTGGTGTGAATTTTTTGATCAGAAATGATCTTAATGAATTTGAGaaatttgagtgtgtgtgtgtgtgtgtgtgtgtgagtgagtgtgtttttatagGGCATTTGAATTTTATTTGAATTTGTGAACCCTAATAATTTTATACTTTAAAATTTGAGATGctgtgcaaaacacaaacaaaacaaactgtgatcatttgttaatcctttttgacatgacctcaattaaaaacaaggcaaagacaatatatttaatgttttactgcatcaacttcattgatttttgtaaatatatgcttattgtgaatttgatgcagcaactaaagactgggaaagtagtggaatgctccaaaaacactcgttccacaggtaaacaggttcactggtaacaggtgatagcatcatgactgggtatgaaaggggcatcctggaaggCTCCGTCGTTCACaaacaaggatggagagagcaaCTGCACAACTTGAAATTGACTATTGAAATATTTCCAAGAGGAAACTCAGACCACAAGTTCCAAAAACCAAATGATAaccttctctccctcccagcTATTTGCACGCTGCAAAAAACAACCCAGAGTTCTCTGATTCTCATCTCCACCCTTAACCTTTGTCTGATTAATCTGCATTTAAAATAGAAATGCCAAAAGCAGATTATTTCTTGAGGTCCTGACCCCAATCGTGTATGGCTGGCTTACTGCTCCATTTCCAAATGCTTAAAGGTATTTCCAATTGAAGACAACAAGATTACACATAATACAAAATAGCATTGTGGTGATGGGATATGGATAATGGCTTGTTGATacacagtttaaaaacatgtacaCTAATCGTTTCATAGATGAGTCGTGTATTTTTTGATCCTTTGGTTAATCATGGTCAGAAAAACCTCCTCTGATTCATATTGAGCAAAATCAAtttgattttttcttttgcttaaGCTTTAAATTCTGTGTCATACAGACATTTACCACAAGAAAACATGACAGCTTATAGACTCCATATTATAGGATGTTATGGAGCTCTACTCTAAAATAGTCTCCCACTGGACTGGACAGAGTGCCACTTCATCAGTGTCCTGAGGAAGAGACAGACTGGCCCATAACCTGCAGTGTGCTGCCATTTTTCATCCTCTACTCTTCATTTCCAGTGTAATCACCCCTTGTGTCTTACATTGTCCTACTCCTTTCAAGCTGCAGTTCTTTGATTCTCTCATTTTTCCCCCAACGTAGGTTTTTGTTTGCTgtacttttcatgttttctgcccCATGAATAAAATACAAGCCCCGCGCTCCCAGGCTTCCTGAAGCCCAGAAAGCACCGGACAGCCAAGAAAGTTTTCGTGGTTCCTCCCCGTTGGACCTTCTGCGTCTGAATGTGCTGACATTGTTGTTCCACACCAGCGCGCCCCTTGGTCTACGTATGGCTCGGGGGGATCGCACGCTCATGCAGTTCTTGAGTCAGTCGACTGAAACTTTGAGCACTTACAAATTCTCATGAAAAACTAAAGATGAGCAGGTGCTGAGGTTGCAGTCTACTTAGGATGCTATTGCTGCATtacactgctgcttttctgggGCACGATGGTCTCTGGCATCTGCCTTGCCGAAGTGTCCTTAAAATACTGCACCCGTGCCATCTCCAGGGGAGATTTGTTGCTGATAATCAGTTGCGACCTCCTGGGCGGAGCTGATGAATAATCTAAACTGATTTTTTGGACATGAGCTGCATCTATTTATTCGTTCCAACTGGGTGTCAAAGAGGGCTTTTACATAACACACCCTCGTGTCCCAgagttttcaaaatgtcagaaagcttctcttttttttttttccaaatcaaaGGATAGCCACTTAAGTTAAAGGAGCTCCAAAtagcattttaacatcaataaatcattgcTGCATTAATACTGAAACGCAGCTGCGATTAGCATAATCACATGAGACAGTTTGTAGGAGGACAAGCTACT
This window encodes:
- the syndig1l gene encoding synapse differentiation-inducing gene protein 1-like → MENLSELQNPLLDKNSKHMVNGYGGDFPNNQYQENIINYFAGGGGGGEGGGGGKVTNGNVVSGGSYSANGKMKSQQLLDATSLHLAVEAFYRPNFILYKEDSGSIKAKEYKSECCETTFTEKKAKEASNTTGADTPGTEDPQAKLLEDGEHIKIQTVSYEVEEEEYVEYETDCSSDSESEDNFIVVPPRDHLGLAIFSMLCCFWPLGIAAFYFSQGTTKAVNKGDFPLANIASRRALFLAALSITIGTGVYVGVVVALIAYLSKPGHI